The genomic stretch aatcgcttcattacagttcacataacgaccaacttgatagcgtgaaatttcatcgttggtattcgaggattgcaatccaaaaaccgccatatcactgcctttcgtgacatatttgcaaatatattttatggacttaactgaattgcagtattcaacgttgcaatgtgtcttgaacgatttagaaataagtggcgaatatggaacaatccaactgttgtcgacaacgaaatccattcttttcactttcgttgtgacagttcgaccgttgtcatctggtgatcgacgccgatacagcggataaccatcattgccagtgacagtctccgccgttaatttccgtggatatcgtttagagcactttccatcgaccatgcaaggtgattggggattgatggcaccacacggtccatgaatcatattagtagtaacaacatcatgtaggtctggatcgacttcataatcaggaatctcagcacatatgatatcatctatttggtcaggctgaattctttccactaaccaaataagaatgtgtgcgtgcggcaggcctcgcttttgccattcgattgaatacatccagcatcgagtatctccaaagacgcgttgtttaacaataaagttcatcagggaccgatttttttgcctgaatatacgtgctgtgatgtcgtgtctatcacttgatgtttgtccgggaagcagcaattgagtaatttctatccattttggattacaggtaaaagtaataaagagatcgggccgaccgtaatgacgaacatatgtcattgcatcttgtgcatattcatgcatatgacgtggactaccaatgtatgtcgccggcagaatagttaatcgaccaatattagctgcatttccttcagtattaactgcatcacgtaaatggatgtactcctcagaacgcagtttggcttggttcaacctaatgaatgttaaacgttccgtttctatttttacatacatgtcaacgcaatactgctgaaacaatcgacgaaaccgcagcaaatagttgtcagcattttgacgaatcatcaaacgatatgcgtaataattcattgagctaactttctttgtagtttcttcacctgaaattaaaaatttgataattaaccatttcaaaggcaaattttaaaggcaaacaatacagacattaaccatttttttaataagcattattttaaatcagtgtctttcacaaataaatgaaataaattatgatactgatactcaccattcaatggatttttcattttaatattaaaataatatccatcttctccttgccaaaacatcagcgggtattgcaatgtgtcatatgatcgataagtttcagatatttgttgcagttgcccagtatcgcgacgtgtaagcacaatatcgcgtttttccaattgttcaccaacaatcaggatggcaacttcgtctactgttggagcattaaatgtcctttcgtgtgttccagatggtcgtttatctgctttgataacaactttatagtcatcacttggcatgcgctctaaagcactcttaaacaacctgaccaacgcatgatgttcatgaagcagacactgcaagtcttgaagaattgctcgcttcattcctgcattgatctctaggcgtcgatcaagttgttcttccatgttgcccatgaaatatatttgtaaaaatttattctgtgtatcttcgaaaggtagtaatgatccaattcgatgatgaatctgtccttgtatctacaaaataaaaaccagacagtattaactgggttataaacacttttttcggtgggagagtagagttcagaattagcaaatatactacataggtaccaatagataaagtaagttattctttaactacattctatataagtacaaaaataaataccttaaatgtcggattaaatccccgttcttcgataatatctgccccaaatgacgtcatctggaaacaaccattgtatttttgagtatttgcaagaaagtggcgtgattcttgtgtttcgccacaaagcaatgaatacaatggctcaggtggcggagtcaacaatggcaatttcactttaccattaaggcagcataatccaggcgtttctccggaaaactttaatgcaccacaatactcgcaaactacgtccatttgcccaatgcaaacgctaggatgcaagctgtaatcattgctgcaatcgtattgaaacgctgctcgattcaaatcagcacttgataaatatcttgttctgcgtcgcaaattatctatttgttgacctctgttgttcgctcgacgattctgcattgccaaccgagctgtttcacgggctgcttcactttgctctcgtgattgagaagcacgaagtcgagccatactatcgcggcgctgttcacgtgcaatttcttgttcttcttcagtcctttcatttgcagtatttcgtattcttcttgcatcacggctttgtcgggaaagattcgatcgtcttggtcgcggcattattaattaaacttcacttcacctaaaaacttaaatttttaaccataccgagttttatagttcacttcactgtttatacgaatgggcaattgggcaataatgttaattatttatttaatagaaatagttatattattgatttcttacaaatatcaaatagtcatccatacgtcattacatagctgtcattatacgtcaattttgttattccaagtctgattcttttttgttataccacgttttatagtgactgacgttacatgtcaagtcacacgggaatgatgtcgaacgggataaaaagtatcctatgtccttctcctggctctaaactacctccctgccaattttcagctaaatcggttcagccgttcttgagttataagtgaagtaactaacacgactttcttttatatatatagatataatgttaattaatacaagtagcgccatctatggaCATTGAGGTGAAAGTTTGTGTATTGTCTATGTATGAATGACTTGCATTAAATCAGTCTATATGAAACCAACAACCAACGACTTTTATTAGGTTATGGGCTACTCAGATtttgtaaagtaaattaaagttattgcGTTTTTAGAAGAGTTATTGTtagtttgttagtttattttacgcGTGTGACATCAATCAAGATGAACTCAAGTCTTATTGCGAGTGTGCCAAAGCTCAAGGGTCGTGAAAATTATGATGACTGGGCGTTCGCCGTACAGAACTTGCTAGTTCTTGAGGACACGGACAAATACCTCAAGCAAGAAGCAGCGGCGACAGATGCAGCACAGGCAGTAGCAGATGCCAGAACACGCGCAAAATTGATCCTGACTATTGACACATCATTGTTTGTGCACATAAAGGAGACGAAGACAACAAAGGAGTTATGGTCAAAACTCAAAGCTCTATTTGATGACGCGGGATTTTTaagaagaataactttattacgTCATTTAATCTCCATCAGACTAGAAACATGTGAAGATATGACTAGTTACGTTACGCAGATTGTGGAAACTTCGCAACGATTAAGCGGTACTGGATTCATTATAAACGATGATTGGGTAGGGTCATTATTACTAGCTGGTTTACCAGATAAGTTTATGCCAATGATCATGGCAATAGAGCATTCCGGGATCCAGATCACGGCAGAttccataaaaacaaaattgttagaTATGGAAAATGGCGGCTCTGTTGAAGTGAATGGAAATGACAACTCAGCACTTATTGCTCGAAGTTGGCAGAAAAAGAAACTTGGTAAAGTTGGCAGCAATAGCAAAAATGGCGGACCGACTCCGAATATCTATGCACCGAGTACGTCAATGTCAAACTCAAatgacagaaataataaaacaataacatgcTACAAATGCAAACAATCAGGACATTTCATGTCTCAATGTCCATttagaaacgaaaaaaaagagaagaaaaagcaaacaaatgcatttagtgttgtttttctGAGCGGTAACTTTAATAAATGTGACTGGTATGTTGACTCGGGAGCCAGTACACATATAACTACAAACGAAAGTTGGTTGATAAATAGGACGAATTCGTCAAGTTTACCTGAAATCACAGTAGCAAACAACATGAAAGTGCCTGTATTATGTGCCGGCGACGTAGATGTCACGACGAGTTTCGGTTACAAGGTAACAGTGAAGAACGTGTTGTGCGTACCGACTCTTGCGACTAACCTGCTATCAGTTAGTGAATTGATAAGAAATGGAAATAGTGTTGTGTTTGAACCCAACCGATGCCTCATAAAAAACAGATTAGGCAATCTAGTTGCGGAAGCTGaacttgtaaataatgtatacaagTTAATCTTGGTAAATGAAACttgtttgttatcatcatcaacagtagATGGACAAACATGGCATAGAAGGCTTGGACACTTAAACAGTACAGCTATGATCAAGATGAAGCAAGGTTTAGTCAATGGAATGGATTACTCAGACAAATTTGTGACAAGTAAGTCTAGCTGTCAAATTTGCTGTGAAGGCAAACAATCAAGATTACCATTTACGAAAGGTACACGAGCTACAGAAATCTTGCAGATTGTGCACTCAGACATCTGTGGACCGATGGAGTGCAAATCCATTGGTGGTGCAAGATATTTTTTGCTATTTATTGACGACTTCACCAGAATGACCTTCATATACTTCTTAAAGTGTAAAAGTGAAACACTGACTTGTTTTAAAGAGTTTAAGTCAATGGTGGAGAACtttcaaaacagaaaaataaaaatattgcgcaCAGACAATTGATGTGAGTATTGCAGCAATGATTTTAGAGATTTTTTGAAACATGAAGGGGTAATTCATCAAAAATCAAATGCTTACACACCAGAGCAGAATGGACTCAGTGAAAGAAGCAATCGCACCATTGTGGAGAGAGCTAGATGCCTACTCTTTGAAGCAgaattagataaaaaattttGGGCAGAAGCTGCAAATACTGCAGTATATCTCAAAAACAGGTCTACAGCTTCAGGTATTGAAAAGACTCCATATGAGATGTGGTTTGCTAGGAAACCAGATTTACAACATTTACGTGTAGATGGGAGTCCAGTGATGGTGCACACACCAAAAGAAAAAAGAGCCAAGTGGGACAGAAAATCAAGAAAACATATACTTGTTGGTTATAGTGATAATGTCAAAGGTTACCAAATATATGACCCAGTAAAGAACAAAGTCACCACAAGTAGGGATGTTATAATACAAGAAAAACCCAAGCCACAAGAGACAGTAACAGTTTCTCTAGAAAGCACAGATTCAGTGGGGGAGTTGGTAGAGGAATCTGTGGTGAAACTTGAACCCCTAAACAAATCAAGTTCTTCAGAATCTGATTATTTGGATGTTGATGAAGAAAGTTTAGAGTCAGAAGCTTGTGGAGAAAACCTGAACACTGAACAGACTAGTTCAGCTCCACAGAGTACAGAAGAAGCTTCAGATATACCACATGCAGACTCTACTACACCAGTTTCAGAAGTAACAGAGAAGCGTCACAGGAGAAAGCCAGATAGATACGGTATTGTCAACATGTGTGCTACAGCTACAGGAGAAGATGAACTGGTATATGCAGAGGCCATCAGTGGGCCAGAGCGACTGATGTGGTCGCAGGCCATGGCAGAGGAGCTGCAGTCATTCCAAGACAATCGAGCATGGGAAGTTGTTGATACTCCCAGCAACGCGAGTGTAGTGCAATGTAAGtgggtgtttaaaaaaaagtttgactcTGACAATAAAGTGTCATATCGTGCGCGGCTTGTAGCCAAGGGTTTTACCCAGAAGGCTGGTATTGATTACCAAGAAACCTTCAGTCCAGTGATTAGACATTCAACCCTGCGTTTGTTGTTTGCCATAAGTGTCCAGTTAGGCATGGATATCACTCATCTAGATGTGAAAACAGCTTTCCTTAATGGTCATCTAAAAGAAAGCATATTTATGCATTTACCTGAAGGTTTtcccataaataatttaaataaagttttaaagttgAGAAAAGCTGTTTATGGATTAAAACAATCATCTCTAGCATGGTATAAAAGGGTTGAGGAGATACTATGTAAATCAGGatttagaaaatgtaaattaGAACCCtgtgtatttgttaaaaatcatAGTGATAATAAGAAAACTATAGTTGGACTGTATGTCGATGATTTTCTAGTATATTCAAATTGTAAGTCTGAATCTGATAATTTAATAGAGATTTTAagccaaaaatttaaaataaagaatttaggtCAAGTGAGAAATTATTTGGGCATGAGAGTTAACATTAACAAAAGCACCAATATAATTACTTTAGATCAAGAACAGTATATTAATCAGTTACTTGAAAAATTTCATATGTCTGAATGTCATGCAGTAGAAACTCCTATAGAATGTAAATTGAATGTTGATAAGTCTAATGTATGTGAACAAAAGCTAccttatcaaaaattaataggAAGTTTAATGTACTTAGCTGTCCTAACTCGTCCTGATATTTCCTATTCAGTCAGTTATTTAAGCCAGTTTAACAACTGTTATTCTTATGTACACTGGAATTGTGCAAAAAGAATTCTGAAATATTTATCACAGACTAAAacctattgtttaaaatattctaaagaaAGTGCAGAGCTTGTAGGTTTTGTGGATGCTGATTGGGCAAGTGATGCCACTGACAGACGCTCATATACTGGTTTCTGTTTCACTAAATCAGGTGCTGTAATTTCTTGGGAGAGCAAGAAACAAAGAACTGTTGCTCTTAGTAGTTGTGAAGCAGAATATATGGCTTTGTCGGAAGCATGTCGAGAAGCAATATATTTACAGAAGTTAGAGTTTGAAATAATTGGTTCctgtactaaaattattatgtacaatGACAGTCAGAGTGCATTAACACTCTCACCGCCATACGGTCCGCCGGCGGGACGTATCTTTTCGAGTAGAGTACGCCATCTATATGTTGCACTTGGCAAGATCAGCAGGCCATACGGGCCGCCGGCGTACCGAATCTTTCGCGCCAAAATCTAACAAAATTTCCGTTATAACTTAAAACAATTATCGACTCTGTCACGCCACACTAGTAAACAATCATTAGCCCGCCGGCCGCCCGCACGGCTTGTAACGGTCGCATTTTGGCGCGCGTTTTGTGGAATTTCATCGTTTTATTGTGAATTTCttccatttaattattatgtcgGACTCAGAAGATGACCCAGACTACCAGCCACCTACAGACGAAGAATCGGAAAGCATGTGCACGTATTCTGATGCAACTTCATCTGAAGAAAGCGTAGAATTATCCACCAGTCACCAACATCAACATTCTTCAGAAGCCATACCATGTCGGAGCATACCGAATTCGAGCTGGAATATACCGTTATCAGATGGTTCAAGAAAAAAACAGTTTCCGTTTACTGTTGACCCAGGCATGAAAAACATTGGTTCAGATTGTCAAACTGAAttagactttttatttttatttttggataatGAGATTATTGATTTAATGGTACGAATGACTAATTCATAcgcaataaaaacacaaatactCAAACGTGTAACACGAAACAGTCGGTTGTCTAAGTGGAACGATTGTGATGCTGCCGAAATGAAGAAATTTCTCGGGCTACTGATTTGGATGGGGCTCAAAAAACTGCCAAAAATTAGTGATTATTGGAGTACAGACGTATTATATGAAAACAATGTTGCAAAAAGAGTAatgagtagaaaccgattcgaaTTATTACTTCGATGTTGGCATTTCGAAGATGCTTATTATATTGGCATGACGGGAACAGATCGACTCATAAAAATAAGACGCTTCGTCGAGATCCTTTCAAAAAAATTTGGCCAATACAAAACACCTGGAGAGTTTCTTACCGTTGATGAAACAATGGTAGCTTTTCGTGGCCGGATCGCTTTTATGCAATACATACCTGGAAAACGACATAAGTAtggcataaaattatttaaaatttgcgaCGACGATGGATATACCTATGACTTGATTGTATATGAAGGCAAAAGGACCACTTCAACCACACAAAACGTATCCAGTGAAATAGTCATGAAACTCAGTGATCAATATCTGAATGCTGGA from Pararge aegeria chromosome 15, ilParAegt1.1, whole genome shotgun sequence encodes the following:
- the LOC120630149 gene encoding piggyBac transposable element-derived protein 4-like, encoding MSDSEDDPDYQPPTDEESESMCTYSDATSSEESVELSTSHQHQHSSEAIPCRSIPNSSWNIPLSDGSRKKQFPFTVDPGMKNIGSDCQTELDFLFLFLDNEIIDLMVRMTNSYAIKTQILKRVTRNSRLSKWNDCDAAEMKKFLGLLIWMGLKKLPKISDYWSTDVLYENNVAKRVMSRNRFELLLRCWHFEDAYYIGMTGTDRLIKIRRFVEILSKKFGQYKTPGEFLTVDETMVAFRGRIAFMQYIPGKRHKYGIKLFKICDDDGYTYDLIVYEGKRTTSTTQNVSSEIVMKLSDQYLNAGRSIVTDNYYTSVTLANSLLQKSTHLLGTLRKNRKGLPKELLKEKLKKGETCVMENNDGVLILRWKDKRDVLALSTRHTPSFVSVRSKRNRNKVTMKPTLIADYNRHKCAIDYSDQMGSYCNPARRSLRWFQKLAIELLFSTSLINAFILFKNSKNLTSKKYTITTFKENICRTLMGLDQQRRQGRINQDCSAGHRFGKSTLVDQRNRIVRRRCIHCYEKKREEGLTSVEASNMPADLLTKGLPAVKHYKFMKDFGIVNLE